Proteins from one Prinia subflava isolate CZ2003 ecotype Zambia chromosome 4, Cam_Psub_1.2, whole genome shotgun sequence genomic window:
- the LOC134550462 gene encoding uncharacterized protein LOC134550462 isoform X1: protein MGALGGMRRNVEVKARLRARAEALAAALRLRGPCGGLPRDSAGHRGGGGGPCPGCPGTGQEPPQVCPRGRAGAPPDRHVLPSAAGAAQAAQDTGRPGGADFLRAPRQRRPQTLPVQHHPPRPTPRGCRRCWHGPWALCHLCVPQEVLPQSLGSGGSLCHPCVPRRCWHSPWACWATVRKERLLLLLGQTRLHLDRVQGLGDFLELEVVLRPEQSVQDGQRVAQELLRALGVPEQDLVCGAYLDLLLAQGQRGGQRGQPAGTAGLRARRCGGWDRDRDRDRLCLPKGHPVLCPAL from the exons ATGGGCGCGCTCGGCGGGATGCGGCGGAACGTGGAGGTGAAGGCTCGGCTGAGGGCGCGAGCGGAAGCGCTGGCGGCGGCCCTCAGGCTGCGGGGACCGTGCGGGGGACTGCCCCGGGACAGCGCAGGGCaccggggagggggcgggggaCCGTGCCCGGGCTGCCCCGGGACAGGGCAGGAGCCGCCCCAGGTGTGCCCCCGCGGCAGGGCAGGTGCTCCTCCAGACCGACACGTTCTTCCGAGTGCCGCGGGGGCGGCTCAAGCTGCGCAGGACACAG gacGGCCGGGGGGAGCTGATTTTCTACGAGCGCCCCGACAGCGCCGGCCCCAAACTCTCCCAGTTCAGCATCACCCCCCACGGCCGACCCCgaggggctgcag gaggtgctggcacggtccctgggctctgtgtcaCCTCTGTGTCCCCCAGGAGGTGCTGCCACagtccctgggctctggggggtccctgtgtcacccctgtgtccccaggaggtgctggcacagTCCCTGGGCGTGCTGGGCCACGGTGAGGAAGgagcggctgctgctgctgctggggcagacCCGGCTGCACCTGGACcgggtgcaggggctgggggacttcctggagctggag GTGGTGCTGCGGCCGGAGCAGAGCGTGCAGGACGGGCAGCGCGTGGCGCAGGAGCTGCTGCGGGCGCTGGGGGTCCCCGAGCAGGACCTCGTGTGCGGGGCCTAcctggacctgctgctggcacagggacagcgggggggacagcggggacagcccgcggggacagcagggctgagggcacgGCGGTGTggtggctgggacagggacagggacagggacaggctgtgcctgcctAAGGGACACCCTGTGCTTTGTCCTGCCCTATAA
- the MAPK8IP2 gene encoding C-Jun-amino-terminal kinase-interacting protein 2 produces the protein MARCQPPDVPAVSLVCRGAVRAGLSLRRVPAVPRPPQDISLEEFDDEDLSEITDDCGIGLNYDSDHYEKDCLVLERGEQPHPVCTFQDDFQEFEMIDDNDDDDEEEEEEEEEGNELEVPPSPSASPIPSPALEETQKHRPTTLNLTAPGTQDSLNNNGGFAPPAPRPSWQDALLHSSSSSSSSHTGHSSPHACILDGPCLESPPGPGGAPRSLPPSPLDSQGNSPESAAHGNPAPPGAAPDFNMNLISAALRAPLSPPRPRQPPPPHPCLSPTGPAAPPGAPDAAPPPPAAPQAPTQPRGGSGSPGSPRPQPQPPARAPAEPLSSDGEGARSGRAASVRGHPSGSSETTSPSSDPGIEADLTSRAAKAFLPGGRRGDELSSPGSDSDGELEAAFAGGRLVSNMISSISETELDLSSDSSSGRSSHLTNSIEEASSPGSEGELEPELDAPGLLGIKDSLLLDKGKEDDEEPAERGPPERGVVRRESLAELKMDAYYDSLDPADGPAPEGQTDVSGASPLDLKIDPDHSLESIRRSFYLPVGPKLMPEADEEDNSEYDSDSESEPDLSEDSDSPWLLSNLVNKMISEGSYPIKCPDECFQNSHSLCDTISPASDLEPEILSEALDEEPAPRDAALGDAAGSAARCQRGAIELVDMETLRSSLAEAEHAAAEPPPEPPADEPGPFLFLSNPTNDTIAPVCPGRPVALDRLDASEVLATLGCRPSPPPPRVSPGGEAAVTGRPTSPRRWALDGDLDSGVLEADSMIDDVRLAPDADPAALDVSTAKTNRGFAMALEEAEAASRRGSPAGEAPEPPEPPALDESLAYDSVKYTLVVDEHTQLELVSLRRCTSVLSDDSDILRACDDDVAFGDGLVAPDGRSSSEDSSPEADLQFSKKFLNVFVNSTSRSSSTESFGLFSCMVNGEEREQTHRAVFRFIPRHEDELELDVDDPILVEQEEDDFWYRGYNMRTGERGIFPAFYAHEAAAHARDTVSRRNPRWLERFTVQFLGSVEVPFHQGNGILCAAMQKIATTRKLTVHLRPPASCDLEVTLQGIKLILTVSEYSPEHEFERCSHFFQMKNISFCGCHPRNSCYFGFITKHPVLSRFACHVFVSQESMRHVAECVGRAFQEYYQEHLEYACPTEDIYLE, from the exons atggCACGGTGCCAACCCCCGGatgtccccgcggtgtccctTGTCTGTCGCGGTGCCGTGCGGGCCGGGCTGTCCCTGAGgcgtgtccccgctgtccccaggccCCCCCAGGACATCAGCCTGGAGGAGTTCGATGACGAGGACCTGTCGGAGATCACGGACGACTGCGGCATCGGCCTCAACTACGACTCGGACCACTACGAGAAG GACTGCCTGGTGCTGGAGCGCGGGGAGCAGCCGCACCCCGTGTGCACCTTCCAGGACGACTTCCAGGAGTTCGAGATGATCGACGACAACGACGACGACGacgaggaagaggaggaggaggaggaggaaggcaacGAGCTGGAGGTGCCGCCGTCGCCCTCGGCCTCGCCCATCCCCTCGCCCGCCCTGGAGGAGACGCAGAAGCACCGGCCCACCACGCTGAACCTGACAGCCCCGGGCACGCAG GATTCCCTCAACAACAACGGCGGCTtcgccccgcccgcgccgcggcccaGCTGGCAGGACGCGCTCCtgcactcctcctcctcctcctcctcctcacacacCG GACACTCGTCCCCCCACGCCTGCATCCTGGACGGACCCTGCCTGGAGAGCCCGCCGGGCCCCGGGGGGGCTCCCCGCTCGCTGCCGCCCTCCCCCCTGGACTCGCAAGGCAACAGCCCCGAGTCCGCGGCCCATGGTAACCCAGCGCCGCCGGGAGCCGCGCCCGATTTTAACATGAACCTCATCTCCGCTGCGCTCCGAGCTCCGCTctccccgccgcgcccccgccaGCCGCCCCCGCCTCACCCCTGTCTCTCTCCAACAGGGCCCGCCGCTCCCCCCGGCGCCCCCGACGCcgcccccccgcccccggccgcCCCCCAGGCCCCCACGCAGCCCcggggcggcagcggcagcCCGGGGTCCCCCCGCCCGCAGCCGCAGCCCCCGGCTCGGGCTCCCGCGGAGCCGCTCAGCTCCGACGGGGAGGGCGCCCGGTCCGGCCGCGCCGCCAGCGTGCGCGGCCACCCCTCGGGCTCCTCGGAGACCACCTCGCCCTCCTCGGACCCGGGCATCGAGGCCGACCTGACGAGCCGCGCCGCCAAGGCCTTCCTGcccggcgggcggcgcggggacGAGCTGAGCTCGCCCGGCTCCGACTCGGACGGGGAGCTGGAGGCGGCTTTCGCCGGCGGGCGCCTGGTCAGCAACATGATCTCGTCCATCTCGGAGACCGAGCTGGACCTGAGCAGCGACAGCAGCAGCGGCCGCTCCTCGCACCTCACCAACTCCATCGAGGAGGCCAGCTCGCCCGGCTCCGAGGGGGAGCTGGAGCCCGAGCTGGACGCGCCCGGCCTGCTGGGCATCAAGGACTCGCTGCTGCTGGACAAGGGCAAGGAGGACGACGAGGAGCCGGCCGAGAGGGGCCCGCCGGAGCGCGGCGTGGTGCGCAGGGAGAGCCTGGCCGAGCTGAAGATGGACGCCTACTACGACAGCCTGGACCCGGCCGACGGCCCCGCGCCCGAGGGCCAGACCGACGTGTCCGGCGCCAGCCCGCTGGACCTGAAGATCGACCCCGACCACAGCCTGGAGAGCATCCGCCGCTCCTTCTACCTGCCCGTGGGGCCCAAGCTGATGCCCGAGGCGGACGAGGAGGACAACAGCGAGTACGACTCCGACTCGGAGTCGGAGCCCGACCTGAGCGAGGACTCGGACTCGCCGTGGCTGCTCAGCAACCTGGTGAACAAGATGATCTCGGAGGGCTCGTACCCCATCAAGTGCCCGGACGAGTGCTTCCAGAACAGCCACTCGCTGTGCGACACCATCTCGCCCGCCTCCGACCTGGAGCCCGAGATCCTGAGCGAGGCGCTGGACGAGGAGCCGGCCCCGCGGGACGCGGCGCTGGGGGACGCGGCGGGGTCGGCGGCGCGGTGCCAGCGCGGCGCCATCGAGCTGGTGGACATGGAGACGCTGCGCAGCTCCCTGGCCGAGGCCGAGCACGCGGCCGCCGAgccgccgccggagccgccggcCGACGAGCCGGggcccttcctcttcctcagcaaCCCCACCAACGACACCATCGCGCCCGTGTGCCCCGGCCGCCCCGTCGCCCTCGACCGCCTGGACGCCTCCGAGGTCCTGGCCACCTTGGGCTGCCGCCCGTCCCCGCCGCCACCGCGGGTGTCCCCCGGCGGCGAGGCCGCCGTCACCGGCCGCCCCACCAGCCCCCGGCGCTGGGCCCTCGACGGGGACCTGGACTCGGGCGTGCTGGAGGCCGACTCCATGATCGACGACGTGCGGTTAGCGCCCGACGCCGATCCCGCCGCGCTGGACGTGTCCACGGCCAAGACCAACCGCGGCTTCGCCATGGCCTTGGAGGAGGCCGAGGCGGCCTCGCGCCGGGGCAGCCCGGCCGGGGAGGCGCCggagccgccggagccgccggcGCTGGACGAGTCGCTGGCCTACGACTCGGTCAAGTACACGCTGGTGGTGGACGAGCACACGCAGCTGGAGCTGGTCAGCCTGCGGCGCTGCACGTCGGTGCTCAGCGACGACAGCGACATCCTGAGGGCCTGCGACGACGACGTGGCCTTCGGGGACGGGCTGGTGGCCCCCGACGGGCGCAGCTCCTCCGAGGACTCGTCCCCCGAGGCCGACCTGCAGTTCTCCAAGAAGTTCCTCAACGTCTTTGTCAACAGCACCTCGCGCTCCTCCA GCACAGAGTCCTTCGGGCTGTTCTCCTGCATGGTGAACGGTGAGGAGCGGGAGCAGACCCACCGCGCCGTCTTCAG GTTCATCCCGCGGCACGAGGACGAGCTGGAGCTGGACGTGGACGATCCGATCCtggtggagcaggaggaggacgATTTCTGGTACCGCGGGTACAACATGCGCACGGGCGAGCGCGGCATCTTCCCGGCCTTCTACGCGCACGAGGCCGCCGCGCACGCCCGCGACACCG TGTCGCGGCGGAACCCGCGCTGGCTCGAGCGCTTCACCGTGCAGTTCCTGGGCTCCGTGGAGGTCCCGTTCCACCAGGGCAACGGCATCCTGTGCGCTGCCATGCAGAAG aTCGCCACCACCCGCAAGCTGACCGTGCACCTGCGGCCCCCGGCCAGCTGTGACCTGgaggtgacactgcagggcaTCAAACTGATCCTGACCGTCAGCGAGTACAGCCCCGAGCACGAG TTCGAGCGCTGCAGCCACTTCTTCCAGATGAAGAACATCTCCTTCTGCGGGTGCCACCCCCGGAACAGCTG CTATTTCGGGTTCATCACCAAGCACCCCGTGCTGAGCCGCTTCGCCTGCCACGTGTTCGTGTCCCAGGAGTCCATGAGACACGTGGCCGAGTGTGTCGG CCGAGCGTTTCAGGAATATTACCAGGAGCACCTGGAGTACGCCTGCCCCACAGAGGACATCTACCTGGAGTAG
- the LOC134550462 gene encoding uncharacterized protein LOC134550462 isoform X2, with translation MGALGGMRRNVEVKARLRARAEALAAALRLRGPCGGLPRDSAGHRGGGGGPCPGCPGTGQEPPQVCPRGRAGAPPDRHVLPSAAGAAQAAQDTGRPGGADFLRAPRQRRPQTLPVQHHPPRPTPRGCRRCWHSPWACWATVRKERLLLLLGQTRLHLDRVQGLGDFLELEVVLRPEQSVQDGQRVAQELLRALGVPEQDLVCGAYLDLLLAQGQRGGQRGQPAGTAGLRARRCGGWDRDRDRDRLCLPKGHPVLCPAL, from the exons ATGGGCGCGCTCGGCGGGATGCGGCGGAACGTGGAGGTGAAGGCTCGGCTGAGGGCGCGAGCGGAAGCGCTGGCGGCGGCCCTCAGGCTGCGGGGACCGTGCGGGGGACTGCCCCGGGACAGCGCAGGGCaccggggagggggcgggggaCCGTGCCCGGGCTGCCCCGGGACAGGGCAGGAGCCGCCCCAGGTGTGCCCCCGCGGCAGGGCAGGTGCTCCTCCAGACCGACACGTTCTTCCGAGTGCCGCGGGGGCGGCTCAAGCTGCGCAGGACACAG gacGGCCGGGGGGAGCTGATTTTCTACGAGCGCCCCGACAGCGCCGGCCCCAAACTCTCCCAGTTCAGCATCACCCCCCACGGCCGACCCCgaggggctgcag gaggtgctggcacagTCCCTGGGCGTGCTGGGCCACGGTGAGGAAGgagcggctgctgctgctgctggggcagacCCGGCTGCACCTGGACcgggtgcaggggctgggggacttcctggagctggag GTGGTGCTGCGGCCGGAGCAGAGCGTGCAGGACGGGCAGCGCGTGGCGCAGGAGCTGCTGCGGGCGCTGGGGGTCCCCGAGCAGGACCTCGTGTGCGGGGCCTAcctggacctgctgctggcacagggacagcgggggggacagcggggacagcccgcggggacagcagggctgagggcacgGCGGTGTggtggctgggacagggacagggacagggacaggctgtgcctgcctAAGGGACACCCTGTGCTTTGTCCTGCCCTATAA